gcggcttagtagcgcgatgctttgaactaatcccccacggcgtgcaccgagacaatggtgttaacgcttaaacacctcaacctcatccgttctcacgttttgtgtccattgcggtcttggacaccactttggattcataagtgcgttttttatgaagcgaccacacttcgcacttacgtaggtgattcttagtcaagtaccttgccatacttggtctctttgagaattccatctctttgagatccttaagaaccattaaaagtcatagacttagcctttaccacgaggcaagttctccaacactctattgctctctagggaatagatatagtttgagtgtttttccatgaactctcatagcttagttgtccatttgaaccaagttcttgggatctccagtcatcatggttgggttaccactatgacaattctttagtttgtggatttcaaactcattccctctagcaacttattcatttgatcacggtttaaccctttggttagcggatccgctagattatctattgacttcacatagtcaattgtaatcacccctgttgtgatcaaatgtctcacggtgttatgtcgtcgacgtatatgtcgagacttaccgttatagaaaccattgtttgcccttccaatagccgcttggctatcgcagtgaatcagcactggtggcactggcttagaccaacatggaatgtcttcaaggaagttcttaagccactcggcttcctcaccagccttatccaaggcaatgaactccgattccattgttgatcgggctatacaggtctgttttgtggatttccacgatacagcaccacccccaatagtaaagacatatccacttgttgaaagtgagtctctattatcggatatccaattggcatcacagtacccttcaagcaccggggggtatctcgagaagtgtagcccaagattttgagtatgttttaaatatctcaaaaccctcacaagagctctccaatgctctttgcttggattgctcgtgtaacgacttaacttgttcacggcacaagcaatgtcaggtcgagtgcaattagtcaagtacataatgcacccgatgacccgtgcatactcttcttgtgcaacgggctcgcctttgtttttgctcaagtgaacgtcgagttcaattggagtcttaaccggcgcgccatcataggctttgaatttattcaatatcttctcaacataatgtgattgtgttaagatgattccatcattcgttcttagaatcttcattccaagaattacatcggctagacccatgtctttcatgtcaaagtttctctttaacatggcctttgtatcgttaattacttgagtgttgctacccaagattaacatatcatcaacgtagagacacactataacatgaccgttattagtgctcttgatgtagacacatttgtcgcactcgttgattttaaacccatttgataacatcacattatcaaacttcaagtgccattgcaatggcgcttgtttcaatccatatagggatttcacgagcttgcatacctttttctcttgtccaggtactacaaacccttcgggttgtcccatgtagatttcgtcttctagttcaccattcagaaacgcggtctttacatccatttgatgaatctcgagattgtgcaatgcagcaatagcgagaagcacccggatagatgtaatccttgttacaggtgaataggtatcgaagaagtcatgtccttctttttgtttaaaaccctttactactaatcgggctttatacttatcaactgttccatcggccttaaactttcttttaagaacccatttgcatcctaaaggtttagcaccttcgggcaaatcaaccaacacccatgtgtggtttagcaaaattgaatcaatttcgctttgaacagcttctctccaatgcagcccgtctgggccagcaaaggctacttttatcgatgttggttcttcatccaacatgaaagcaatgtagtcaggaccaaaagtttttggtgttctgactctattaccacgtcttagtactgtatcttttggatcgggccttgcacgcttgcgcgattcaggttccgcatctgttgatttagaactagtggcttcttcttccacttgtttagaactagtggcttcttcaattcttgtctcagaattggttgataccttttccttatctttgcaaggaaaggtattttcgagaaatacagcattcctcgactcaattgttgttcctactgtgatagtcgatatttcagacttgtgaacaacaaatcgatatgcactactgttaagtgcatatccaatgaagatgcaatcaaccgtcttaggtccgattgtaacttctttgggcggaggaaccatcacctttgccaaacacccccacactttgaggtatttgtaggatggcttccttcccttccacaactcataaggagtaacatcttttcctttgagagggattttattcaagatatagtttgctgtcaaaacagcttccccccacatgttatgtggtaatcctgaactgagtagcagtgcattcatcatctcttttagagttcgattcttgcgtctgcaacaccattagattgtggtgaatatggagcagttgtttgatgaattataccacttgcgttgcataactcctcaaacggggctacatattcgcctcctctatcgcttcgaatcattttgattttacaaccaagttgattctcaacttcgttcttataatttttgaacgcctctattgcttcatctttgcttcttaaaagataaatgtagcaatatcttgtgcaatcatctatgaaagtgataaagtactttttaccacctctagtttgcaacatctttaaatcacatacatccgtgtgaattaattcaaggggttttgtgcttcgttcaaccgagtgaaacggcaacttagtcatttttgcttcaagacaaatttcacatttatcttggatatccaattcattagcctttagtaaatctaaatttactaatcttttaatggcttttgaatttacatgtcccaatctacaatgccacaaatttgaagactcaatcaaataagaggaagtagatgctttattcttattggccaatggcttcgcaacacttcgagttgctacactaagcttgaaaagcccatcggttacataaccttttccgatggattttccaaacttatacaagacaaacctatcggactcaaatacaagtttaaaccctttattaactagtattgatcctgacactaggttcttgcggatgtccgggacatgcagcacatccttcaaagtgatagttaggtcagacgtcatcatgagaatcacgttgccaacgccgaggacttcggacgatgcttgattccccatgttgatcttccttccttcaacagcagtgtaggaggtaaacttgctcctgtcggagcaaacatgagcagtagcgccggtgtcgatgtaccagcctcccttgttatcaacaaggttaacctcttcagtgaccactgcaatgaggtcgttctcatcccagtccttgaactccttctcaacgacgtgggctgccggcttcttcttcttgctgcggcagtctttggcaaagtggcccggtttgccacatttgtagcagtcgccttcaaacttccttgaaggctgctttcccttccctttgtcatttggacggtttgggcgagggcgtttgttggagggaccgccccgctccaacaggttggctttggcttcatttggggtgaagcccttagccttttgatcacttttgcgcacgtcggcctcaatgcgcaacttcacgatcaagtcttcaagggtcatctgctttcgcttgtgcttgagataactcttgaagtccttccaactaggaggGAGCTTGTcgatgatcgtgcaccttaggaatttatcgggcaaggtcatcccttcagccactaaggagtggatgatcatttggagctcttggacttgctccatgacgggtcgagagtcgaccattttgtagtccataaacttggatgctacaacttgttccgtccctgcagcattatctatgctatacttcttttctaggttttcccacatttgtttagatgtggttacattggagtatacattgtacaaactatcatctaaagcacttagaatgaaatttttacaaaggtaatctcctttcctccaagcttcataatctgccatgacttcgagcctactctcttggtcgcttggtgcgggcggctcgttctccgtgaggaagttggcgacgcccaatgttgtcaagtagaacaacatcttttgataccaccgcttgaagtcagatcctctaAACTTtggtggtttctcggcaggtggcatcattcttggtgccaaaggtgccgcagttggtccttggaaggaaccaattccgttgcccccgaaggagccaacaacttggttgggcatagagccccccatgttcgtgttgggcatagtgccccccacattcgtgttgatcccggaagatccaacaccagtattgagcccgaaggcaccaacacccgatccattaaaggatccgaaggaaccactaaaagtggaaccaaccgaaccaccaaaggtggaaccaatggacgccccgaaggggttgtcccaaacccaagggacggtggatgaagcggctgggaagccgggagttggcatcatcgagggagccgatgaagtgttgaccggtccagaggtcgccatggtggagggaatggcggcggtggcgttGGCAACAGcagtgttggattccgtcgacatctccagcaaaaggTGTTAATGTTTcggaagttttagttcagtttagaagttcaaattccttcaaaggcaagctatctcgtcttgcgattgttggtttctgggattacaagataacaaaaccgggcgtaatacaacccaaaagaaggaatacaaaaaagaactgaagttacaacgaaaatgaaacaactaaaccagtatgctatgacagccgagtcgaggaggcctcttcccgcaagacgagatacgccccggtagtgctctcggtttggcgtgtcgtccccaaaggtaaaacggctacgtctcttctgatgcagcaccgcaatcagcagagctccggcgaacgggatggaggagagggcagagcttcgacagaaagacaatgcagggagagggagagagcttatgcagagaatgcttgtaggtgtgtgtactaatgcagtggtatggctagcctatttataggccaaccaccatgcagggtcaaccagccattgaaggctcatcatggcaaaaacgtaaccgtgactgtgcctcgcttgacgacgtgtcaagccacttggattgctgactcggcggtggtccaaaaggaatagtttgggccaagcaccaagcccaaagaccaattgccaagatccaagtccaagatcgagatcgggcccgaggcccgcgagcgcgggctcgggctcgggcgggcgggcggcggcggcgcgcgcgtgtgcgcgcgtgtgggctctttcacccatcttggtccactataattattaagtaacataaagtcacttaatttatacacattaaagatgtgttaatcctccaatgtgggataattaacacttagttaattattccctaagctccaactctaagctttaattaaaagctaattatgcccaactttaatccactatttctcactcaccggaaatcggatttgagaaagtgaatatactacatttacctacgtaaaatgtagaacgacgctatgtcatttaatttcacaaaattaaatgtctcgtcacatttattatttggtcaaaatccattgaccgggcatatttaatccatgatttttacaacgTACGCAAAGATTTTTTTGCTTTTACTAGGATGTCACTTGAACAACCTTTTCCATGAAACAAGTATCGGGGGCTGATGCTGCCCTCTGGAGAACGTAAGATCTTCTGAAGAGCACTTGCAAGATCATGCATAAGATCATGCATcacaaaactcaaaacattTCCATATCTATCTCTCTCTGCAACTTGAAGGAAAGAGTTGTGTACAAGTACATTCGAAAACGTGTCGCCCTCACACTCCATATCATTTTCTCCATTTGGTTTAAGAAACTGTTCCGCAATCCATAACTCAATCAACTCCTGCTTCACAATTTTGCAACCTTTAGGAAAAATTGAACAATACGCAAAGCACATCTTGAGCAATGACGAAGGCAAACGATCGATACTCCATTTCAATATATTCGAGATACTCTTGGCTTTTTCAGTATCTGAGAGACACCTTTCTTTGAAAACGTTCCACTCTTCCAATGATCTACCTTTAAGCACTCCGCCAACTACATTAGCAGCTAACGGCAAACCCTGACATCTTTTAGCAATTTCTCTTCCAACGCGCTCATATTCTGATCGAACATCTCCATTTGGAAAagctttttcttttattatgaacCAACAATCTTCATCTGATAAGACCTTCAACTCATGAGTGTAAAACGGTTCCACTGATGAAGCAACTTCTGAATTCTTGGTAGTGATGATGATTGCATTTCCCTTGGTAGAAGTTACTTTCGATATCTCATCtaatatttttttccattttttaacATCTTCATACCGAGCATTATCAAGAACAAGAATATAagtcttaaagatggtaatcgagagaggagaTGATTTGCATATTGGTGAAAGGAATTGGGAGTAGACGATGGTAATTGGAGTAGAAGACTGTATTGTATTGCTTAATGATTGAGTGTTACAGCTTCACACTTTATAGGGAGGTCGATCCCCTATCTATGGTAATTACAATAATTGTgtaatcaatctattctaggaaTTAATACAATGTAATCAATCCTAGTCTATCACTGATTTTGTGCAATCTTCTCTCTTTGTGGGAATATCCCATTTGATAtggtttgacactccccctcaagttgagaaacggtatctccgatactcaacttgcccaAAATCTCCTTGAAAGCTTTCGGATGAACTGCCTTGGTTAAGATGTCTGCCAACTGTTCTTCTGATCGTACAAACGGGAATTCAATGGTACCTGCCTCGAGATTTTCTTTAATGAAGTGACGGTCCACTTCCACATGCTTAGTTCGGTCATGTTGCACCGGATTTTCTGAGATGCTGATTGCTGCTTTGTTGTCGCAAAATAATTGACTTTTCCTCGTAGGTGGGTAGCCAATTTCTGTTAACAACCTCCTTAACCACATGATTTCCATAAGTCCACTTTTGATTCCTCTGAACTCAGCTTCTGCACTAGATAAGGCCACCactttttgtttcttacttctccaagtgacaAGATTGCCTCCAACAAAGGTGAAGTAGCCTCCTGTAGACTTTCTATCGACGGGGTTacttgcccaatctgcatcggtgTATCCGTCGATTTCTAGAGTTTCTCTCTTTGCTAAGAACACTCCATATCCTACCGTTCCTTTTAGGTATCGAACAATCCTCAAGGCGGCTTCCATGTGGTCAGCTTGCGGtcggtgcatgaactgactaacTATGCCGACTGCATAAGTAATATCTGGCCGAGTGTGGGATAAATAGATGAGCTTCCCTACTAATCTCTGATACCGTTCGCGATCTGCAAGTACCGCTCCTTCTTCTATCTTCAAGCCGTGGTTTGGAAGCATGGGAGTTTCTGCCGGCTTGCACTCCAATAGGCCTGTTTCTGCCAATAAATCAAGGACGTACTTCTTTtgccttaggaatattccgtgcctcgatctcaacacttcaattccAAGAAAGTATTTCAAtgctccaagatctttcatttcaaattctttGAATAGATTCTCTCGCAGGATTTGGATTTCCTCACTATCATCCCctgtgatgatcatgtcgtctacGTAGATAATTAGGCAGGTAATCTTGTCTCCCCTCTTCTTTGTGAAGAGTGTGTGGTCCGACTGACTCTGTTTGAACCCTTGTTTGGCCATAGCCTGgcaaaatcttccaaaccatactcttgggGACTGCTTTAGTCCATACAATGTTTTCCTTAACCGACACACTTGTCCTGTTCCGAAATCTGCCGCACAACCCGGCGGCACTTCCATATATACTTCCTTATTTTCTTCTAATTCCCCATGGAGAAAGGCATTGGTGACGTCGAACTGGTGTAGGGGCCAATCTTTGCATGCTGCTACAGACAATAAAGCTCGGACCGTGTTAAGCTTGGCAACCGGGGAGAAGGTTTCTTCATAGTCTATCCCATACACTTGTGTGTATCCTTTCGCTACAAGCCTCgccttatatctctcgattgaaccatctgctcttcTTTTGATGGTGAAAATCCATCTACATCCAACAGGCTTCTTCCCATTAGGTAACATGCACTTCTCCCACGTTTCATTTTTGATGAGTGcatctatttctttcttcatggcttctctccagtgtttgtgtCTTGATGCCTCCTCAAATGAttgaggaatttcttcttcttcgtacAGGGCGGCTTCGAATGCTCGAGCCATTTCTGATAATTGTCCTTGTGCGGTATTCACCATAGAATATCTGCCCCTTCTTCCTTTCCATTCTGGTGAGTACCTCCGAGGTGGGACTCCTCTTGTACTTCTTGGAGGTAGCTCATATGACTGTTCCATTCCTCCATCACCTCTGTTCCTATCCACATTAGTACTTTCTGGAGAAATACTATCATCAATATTGGAATTTTGTACCTCAAGATTCAAAGCCGGGGTTGATCTCTGGTCAATGTCACTTTGCACTTCGTTCTGTACTACTGGATTTGACGGCCCGGCGGTGCTGTTCACCTCATCTGTTGGACCAACATCTGTGACCGGCCTTGGCGATGACTCTCCCCCAGAGTGGTTTTCCCTTGGAACAATGTTTGGTATGGGTGTTGTGTTGGGTATGGGTGTAGGCAGCCAATTTAGTAGGTCACTATTCTGATGTTCATCTGAAGTTggtgtctccccctgactactagattggCTGTAAAAGAATtctccttccacaaaatcacaattcaatGTGGTGTGTATCTGGCGGGTGGCTGGGTCATAGCACCTATAccctttctgattttttccataccCCAGAAACACACATTTTAGGGCACAGGGGGAAAATTTGGTACGTTCGTGTTTAGGGATATGAACGAAGACAGTACATCCGAACACCCTAGGTTCTAAAGACAAGGATGATGGAAGCTCAAAGTGTTGGGAAAAAATGTCGAGGGGAGTTTTGAAGTTTAGGATCCCGGTGGGTAAGCGGTTCATAAGGTAAACTGAAGTAGCTACAGCTTCGGGCCAAAAAGACTTGGGTATTTTGGATTCAAGTAGTAGGGCTCGGGTGATTTCTAGGATATATCGGTTTTTCCTTTCGGCAACTCCATTTTGTTCGGGAGTGTAGGCACATGATGTTTGGTGAACTAATCCCTTTTCCCTGAAAAAGTTTTGCATTTTTGCATTGACAAACTCCCCCCCGTTGTCGGACCTAAGGGTTTGGATTGTTTGGTGATATTGGGTTTGGATCAGGCTAAAGAATTCTGTGAATTTGTCAAACACTTCGGACTTATGTTTCAgaaaataaatccaagtcatgcgagaatagtcatcaataaatagtacgaaatatcgaaaaccttgtcCCCCAATAACAGGCGCggggccccaaacatcagaatgtatTAAAGCAAAAGGAGTTTTCATTCTCGTATTATTCAACTTAAAGGTATGTCTGTGACTCTTGGCTAGTAAACAAGTTTCACAACGAAAGGAATTCATAGAGGTTACTAACTTAGGAAAAAGCATGCGTAGATATCCTATGGATGGgtgtcctaaccgacgatgccaaagccaagcctgcctGTCCGTTGGTCCGTGAGTCAGCATTGCaacactctgttgggctatctcatccacatagtacagtccgttgcgctcagtgccacgcccaactatcgtccccgtcttgatatcctgtagcATGCAAAATTGaggctgcattagtaatttgCAATGCAGTTCTTTAGTTACATGGCTAATAGAGAGGAGCTTATGTGATAATGAAGGCACAAAAAGACAATTAGATAGGCGTAAAGTGGGCGAAATATTAATTGTGCCCGCCCCTTGGACCCGGGCTAGGTCCCCACTGGCCGTCTGGACATAAGACTTGGTGGATGTTGTGATAGTCTGAAAATCAGATGCATCAAACGACATTGTGTCAGTTGCGCCGCAATCAAAAATCCACTGGGTATCTTTAGGGCCTGTTTGGGACATAGAGGAACAAGCCAAGGCATCAAAGGAATTTTTACAGGGTATAGATGGTAAGTTTTCAAGGTTTTCGGAAATTTGGGGTGTAATCTGTAATGTTTTTGCTGTGTGGGGTTCGGAATGGACTTTTCGGGTTTTGTGGGGCTGAGTATCAGGCGGGTTTGATTTTCTGGGGTGGTTCTGTATTTTATAGAACTTATGGGGTAGATTCTGGGAGATAGGTTTGGCTCGGGGGTCAGAGGGAAATTTGTGAGAAGTTGGGGGTGCATTTTGAGGTATATTTCCGGATCGGGGTTCGGGGTGGGATATTGATTTTGGTTTGGGGCTTATTTGTGAAGGTTGAGACTTGGAGGGTTTTAAGGCAAGGTCTCCATTTACTTTAGGAACCCTAGCTGCCGTCCCCTCTCTTGAATCCCTTGTCGCCGCCGAATCCTCTCCAGTGGGGACCCAAGCCGTCGCCGTCTGCCTGACTCCGGTGAGGGCTCCCCTCGTTTCTTTACCTTCTGACCACATTCTCGCAATTGATGCTGAGGCAACAGCTTTCTCCTCCGTTGTTGATTTGTCCCTGTCGCCGCCTCCGTTTACCACAGTCGGACCAGCGCCGCCCGCCGATGTATCGGTGTAGGTGGCCCGGTCGCTGATTGTGACGGCTGCCGCGGCTCTCCCGCCGCCTCCGCTGTGATTCCGGTGTCCACTTCGCTGTTGGCGAGCCTTCTTCATTTCttcccaccattccgggaatCCGTGGAGGTGAAAGCACATGTCTTTCGTGTGCTTCTTCCCCCCACAATGAGTGCACACAAGTTTGCTTTTATCTTCGTCTCGCCGGTAGGGTTTGGCTGGTGGCGGCTGGCTCCCGGCGCTTGGGATGGGGTGGACTCGGTTTCGGTCGAATGTTGCGAGTCCTACCCCGACTCCTGACTCCTTGGTGTCTGGATTCATCAATCTTCCGTTGACGGATTCCCGTCTGACCAACCCGTAAGCTTTCCTCGCCGTCGGAATTGGGTCCATATTCAGAATCTCACGCTTGATTGTGTCGTAACGATCGTCGAGGGCCCATAAGAATTGGTACAGCCGGTGTCTTTGGACGTTTTGGTTGTATTTCTCAATGGAGGAGGGCGTATCCATTGGGTTCGGATCTCGGCTATCGATCGAGATCCATAAGTCTTGAAATTTCTGCCATAGGTTTTCCAATGACATATTTCCTTGCCTCATCCCGTAAGCTTGTCTGTGCAGGTCTGAGATTTGGAATGGGTCGGCGCCGCTTCCGTACGTGATGGCCAGATTTTCCCACAAATCTTGAGCCGTCTCGTATTGGGAAACCTCGTTCACAAGGCTGGCGTCgatgttgttgatgatccaaTTGAAGCAACAATGATCTCGTTGCAGCCATCGGTTATAGTTTGGGTCGGTTGGTGAGAGGGGTTTTGAAACTCCAGAGATGTGAGACGTCAAACCCTTCCCCCCAATGGCCCGCTCCATCAGTTTTGCCCATAGGGGATAGTTCTCCCCTTCGAGCTTGGTTTTCAGATTTATATCCCCCAATGATTCTGGCTGGGGTTCAGATTGGGGTTGTTTTGGAGAGTTTTGAGACATGCTTAGTCTCAATAATTCTGCAAACTGTTCGGCAGAAAGTGTTATTGGTTGGTTTGTGTTTGAGGAATTGTCGGATTCTGACATTTTGTCTGTTTGGCTGTTGTGCAGGGCTTaaaaggtcgggaaaggtattcGGGACGATGATGACATTGTTCTGAGTCTTGATCCCGAATCAATCCTGCtttgataccatcttaaagatggtaatcgagagaggagaTGATTTGCATATTGGTGAAAGGAATTGGGAGTAGACGATGGTAATTGGAGTAGAAGACTGTATTGTATTGCTTAATGATTGAGTGTTACAGCTTCACACTTTATAGGGAGGTCGATCCCCTATCTATGGTAATTACAATAATTGTgtaatcaatctattctaggaaTTAATACAATGTAATCAATCCTAGTCTATCACTGATTTTGTGCAATCTTCTCTCTTTGTGGGAATATCCCATTTGATATGGTTTGACAATAAGTAGTATCCTTCAAAGCTTGCTGAATCCCCTTGAGGATATCTTCCTCGGTCTCGGTCTTATGTCCACCAATATTAGTATCTGACGTCAACATCGAAAGGATTTTTTTGAAAAGCATAACTGGATCAGAAATTCCAGAAACATTAACCCAAACATGTGATCCAAATCGAGCTTTGATATCTCCATGATTTAGAACTTTCCTAGTCAACGTTTCTTTTCCCACCCCACCCTTTCCGACAATCGCGAGGATGGAGATGGCTTTTCCCTGGATACAAGTTATGAGCTTCTGAACCAGTATTTTCACATCTTCTTTCCTTCCAGTAAAGATTGGATCGGGGATGACTGAATTATAGGAAGCACTTGGAGCAGCAGATCCTGTCACGGTTTTTATTTGAGCAAACTGATTGATCATATCGACGAATTCCTTATTGGTGTCGTTGACGAGCATTAAAGACTGAGAAATTCTTCGACGTGTTTCTTTGTTTGCATTAAAGCATGAGAAACTTGATTGAACCTTATCATTGGCATGATATTTGAGTTCGTCTAAAACATTATCAGCGTTGAAAGCCACAGCTTGAAGTTTCCTCAACATCTGCACATCGTCTCTGCAAATGGAGTTTTTCGGAATGCCATTCAAGTAATTCTGCGTAGTGCCCAAATGTCTTAGCAGCTGTTTGATACCTTTATTGGAAGAGTACTCTTGGACTTGGTTGAGAGTGTTGACAAGGCTATTAATAAGTACTTCATTGGCCGCAAAAGACATATCTCCATCCAAGATTTCACTGAGAGAGAGATGAATGTTATGAGAGATGAAAAGGTTGATTCCATGAgcaaagaagaaaaaattgatACAGTACTTACTTTGTGAGGGTATCAACCTCGATGGTGAGATGGGGATCAAGCCACGCAACTCCAATTTGTAATACCGGACACTGTTTAACCTCTAAACGTCGTAATTCAGTGAGACACTCTAATGTCTCCCATGAGAGCAGATGCTTCAACTTGCTGCAACTGGATAGAGATAAGTGTGTTAGTGACGAGAGTTTTTCAAACCATTCAGGCAATTCTTCAATCCCAAAATTCTGCAACTCTAACGTGGAAAGAGCAGTGAGATCTTGCGTTGATTCTGGCACATGCTTCAAATCTTGGTCTCCCCGTA
This sequence is a window from Salvia splendens isolate huo1 chromosome 5, SspV2, whole genome shotgun sequence. Protein-coding genes within it:
- the LOC121803699 gene encoding putative disease resistance protein RGA1, whose amino-acid sequence is MVIGCVAKSSRLRELKIDYVPEFINTCSVESWDFGGLQKLTLDVSGGTGVSVEEKVNAIFKVCCESLTQLCLRGDQDLKHVPESTQDLTALSTLELQNFGIEELPEWFEKLSSLTHLSLSSCSKLKHLLSWETLECLTELRRLEVKQCPVLQIGVAWLDPHLTIEVDTLTNEILDGDMSFAANEVLINSLVNTLNQVQEYSSNKGIKQLLRHLGTTQNYLNGIPKNSICRDDVQMLRKLQAVAFNADNVLDELKYHANDKVQSSFSCFNANKETRRRISQSLMLVNDTNKEFVDMINQFAQIKTVTGSAAPSASYNSVIPDPIFTGRKEDVKILVQKLITCIQGKAISILAIVGKGGVGKETLTRKVLNHGDIKARFGSHVWVNVSGISDPVMLFKKILSMLTSDTNIGGHKTETEEDILKGIQQALKDTTYILVLDNARYEDVKKWKKILDEISKVTSTKGNAIIITTKNSEVASSVEPFYTHELKVLSDEDCWFIIKEKAFPNGDVRSEYERVGREIAKRCQGLPLAANVVGGVLKGRSLEEWNVFKERCLSDTEKAKSISNILKWSIDRLPSSLLKMCFAYCSIFPKGCKIVKQELIELWIAEQFLKPNGENDMECEGDTFSNVLVHNSFLQVAERDRYGNVLSFVMHDLMHDLASALQKILRSPEGSISPRYLFHGKGCSSDILIKKLPDSISELIHLRNLNVSRTRVESLPTWISKLRNLQTLNASTESLRQLPSTLKNLSRLRHLYVCHGVELPAEIGRLTYLQGLKFRVGKDKGYRIEELGNLNDLKKLSIYNLEKVKDKEEAQKAKISQKRKLTELSFEWDADRKGEVKNAEAVLDNLEPHSGVKMLKIAGFKGTAFPSWVQKMAHGDGSLIGGLIEITLSGCQGCEKIPELGQLPNLKILSLRRLSRVRRINSQFYGNINVGGDSFPALETLLLTGMFELEKIEDAGQKGRRVFPRLKSLKIYGCHKLECLPSWLFDKALGLKEMDVRNCSKLSALPDHLDNLNSLESLTIKGCQNLKSIVNPESRRELTSLCSLEIRECQKLTDIVESHAPSLKKVSLVELKSLGNISKFLDTLGQYSPLLAQLTID